The genomic region TCCGGACGGCCTGCCTGAAGGGCCTGGAAGACGGCGGAGTGTTCGCTGTCAATCGGCAGGATTTCCGCCCCGCCGGCGGCTGCCTGGCGGGTGAGCAGTTCGCCGGCAATCACCAGCGGTTCTTTGTTGGCGATTGCCAGGCGCTTTCCCGCTTGGGCGGCTGCCAGCAGGGCCGGCAGTCCCGCCGCACCAACCACGGCACAGAGGATAATGTCGATGTCTTCCTGCGAGGCAATCTCGGTCAGGGCTTCGGGGCCGAAGAGAAGTTTCCCCCGGAAACCGTCCAGAGCGGGAATGTTTCCTTTTGAAAAATCCGGATGGGTGACGGCGGCGATTTGGGGCTGAAAGCGCCGGACCTGTTCCGCCAGAAGGTCGATTCGGCTGTGGGTGGTCAGCGCCGCCACCTCGTACTCCGGCCCCAGGGCCGCCAGGACCTGCAGGGCATTCTGGCCGATAGAGCCGGTCGAACCTAAAATTGCAACACGTTTACCCATAAACCGGTCAGTATCTCAAAATATACGAACCCCGTCAAGAAAGGTCCTGTCTTAATCCGATAAAACAGGGAATATAGGTCGAATATGGCTGATTTCTACAGGACATTTTTACTTTCCTATGCCTTCTTCGGCCAGTTTCTCCCGCAGGTATCGGGCGGTGTAGGAGTGGTTATTTTCGATGATTTTTTCCGGAGTTCCGGCGGCGATGACACGCCCGCCTTCCTCCCCGCCTTCGGGGCCCAGGTCGATGATGTAATCGGCCATTTTGATGACGTCTAAATTGTGTTCAATGACGATGACGGTATTGCCCATATCGGTCAAACGCCGCAGCACGGTCATCAGATTGTCGATGTCAGCAAAGTGCAGACCGGTGGTGGGTTCGTCGAGGATATACAAGGTATGACCGGTGCCGGGTTTGCCCAATTCAGCAGCCAGCTTGACCCGCTGGGCTTCGCCGCCGGACATCGTGGTGGAAGACTGCCCGAGGGTCATATAGCCCAGCCCGACATCGCAGAGGGCCTTGATAAGCCGGAGAATCTTGGGGAAGTTGGCAAAAAACTGCCGCGATTCATCAATCCGCATATCCAGAACATCCGCAATATTCTTGCCTTTGTAGGTAATCTGGAGGGTTTCGGGATTGTACCGTTTGCCCTTGCATTCCTGACAGGTGACGTACACATCCGGCAGAAAGTGCATTTCAATCCGTCGGGTGCCCTGACCCTGACAGAATTCGCAGCGGCCGCCTTTGACATTGAAGCTGAACCGGCCGGGCTTGTAGCCGCGGATGCGGGCCTCGCGGGTCATGGCGAACAGCTGACGGATTAGGTCAAATACGCCGGTGTAAGTAGCCGGGTTGCTGCGGGGCGTCCGTCCGATTGGGGTTTGGTCGATTTCAATGACTTTGTCAATGTTGGCGATGCCGAGGATGTTTTTGTGTTTGCCCGGTTTTTCGCGGGAGCCGTAGAGCCGGCGTTTGAGCCCTTTCAGAAGGATTTCGGTAATCAGAGTGCTTTTGCCGGAGCCGGAGACGCCGGTGACGCAGGTGAGGACACCGAGCGGAAATTTGACATCGATGTTTTTCAGGTTGTGTTCGGCGGCTCCCCGGACTTCGATGCAGTAAGACATTTTAACTTTGTGCCGGCGCGGGGGCATTTCGATGCGTTTGGCGCCGCTGAGGTACTGACCGGTGATGGACTGCGGGCAGCGGCAGACGTCCTCCAGCGAGCCGGCAACCACGACTTGGCCGCCGTGGCTTCCGGCGGCCGGCCCGATGTCGATGATGTAGTCGGCCTGGCGGATGACCTCTTCATCATGTTCGACAACCAGCACGGTGTTGCCGATGTCGCGCAGCCGTTTGAGGATGCTCAGAAGCCGGTCATTGTCGCGCCGGTGCAGGCCGATTGTCGGTTCATCGAGCACGTAGCAGCAGCCGACCAGCCCGCTGCCGACCTGCGTGGCCAGACGGATCCGCTGGGCTTCGCCGCCGGAGAGCGTGCGGCTGGTGCGGTCTAACGTCAGGTAGCCCAACCCGACATCAATCAGGAATTGAAGCCGGGCGCGGATTTCCTTCAGGGGCTGTTCGGCGATGACGGCCTGTTCGGGATTCAGCGGCAGTTCGGCGAAAAATTGCTGGGCGGTCTGCACGGTCATTTCGGTGATTTGGCTGATGTTTTTGCCGCAGATGGTTACGGCGGAGGCCTCCGGACGCAGCCGTGTTCCTTTGCAGGTCTGGCAGGGCGTTTCGGACAGGTACCCGTGCAGGCGGGCTTTGACGTATTCGCTGGTGGTGTTTTCCCACCGCCGGCGGAGATTGGGAATGACCCCCTCAAACGCCATTCCGTAACGGGCCTCGTCTTCGGGGGTGGTTCCGTACAGGAGAATCTGCCGAATCGGTGCGGGCAGATTGCTGTAGGGTTCGCTTTTGCTGATGCCGAACTGCCGGCAGAATCGGTTGATGAGCCGATTGTAGTAAATGTTCATCCGTTTGCCGCCTTTGCGCCAGGCCTCGACAGCGCCGTTTTCGAGCGAGACGGTTTTATCCGGCACGATTAAGTCCGGGTCAAACTCGAGGATGGTTCCCAGTCCGTCGCAGGCCGGACAGGCGCCGTAAGGGCTGTTGAAGCTGAACAGCCGGGGGCTCAATTCCGGCAGGGAGGCCTCCGGATGTTCGGGGCAGGCGAATTTTTCGCTGTAAATAACGTCGCGCCACTGGCCGTCGCCGCCGTTGTCTTTTTTCTCTTCGGGCGTCTGCACCATCACCAGGACCAGTCCATCTCCGATTTTCAGGGCGGTTTCGATGGAATCGGCCAGCCGGATGCGGATGTTGTCTTTTAGAATCAGCCGGTCCACGACGGCGGCGATGTCGTGTTTTTTGTTTTTGTCCAGTTTGGGGATGTTTTTGATGTCATAGATGACGCCGTCCACCCGGGCTCGCACGAAACCGTCCCGCTGAATCTGAGCGAAGATGTCCCGGTGTTCTCCCTTTTGACCGCGGACAATCGGGGCGCAGATCTGAATGCGGGTATTTTCCGGAAAAGACAGGATGGAATCGACAATCTGGGTGGCGTGCTGCGACTGAATCGGCCGGCCGCATTTCCAGCAGTGGGGCTGTCCGATGCGGGCAAACAGCAGACGGCAGTAGTCGTAGATTTCCGTCGTGGTTGCCACGGTCGAGCGGGGGTTGCTGGAGGCGCTTCGCTGTTCGATGGCAATGGTGGGAGGCAGCCCCTCGATGTGCTCAACGTGAGGTTTCTGCATCTGTTCGAGGAACTGGCGGGCGTAGGCGCTGAGGGATTCGACGTATTTGCGCTGGCCCTCGGCGTAGATGGTGTCAAAGGCCAGCGAGCTTTTTCCCGAACCGCTCAAACCGGTAATGACAACCAGTTTGTCGCGGGGAATATCGACGTTGATGTTTTTAAGATTATGTTCGGCCGCACCGCGGATGCGGATGTATTTCTGCGAATCATTCATCGCTGTCAAACTCGCTTCTTGAGGTTGCTGCTCTCTTATCTCTATTTAAAGAGAATACGCCAAACTTACCATTGTACCGGAAAAGTCGGGCGTGTACAATAGCCGGGCGGGTTTTTTGCAGGATGCGATAACGCTGTGCAAATCAAACACTTACATTCGTGGCAGGTCAGCCCGAAGGAGGCGGCATCGATTCAGAGCCGGCTGGCCGGCCTTGTTCAGTTTTGTCCGCTTCCGAAACGCATTCAGACGGCGGCCGGTCTGGATTGTGCCTTCAGCGGGGATGGGCTGCAGATGGCGGCGGTGATTGTGGTGCTGTCGTTTCCGCAGCTGGAGGTGCTGGAGGTTGTGCAGGCGCAGGATAAGGTGCGGTTTCCGTATGTGCCGGGTCTTCTTTCGTTTCGCGAAGCGCCGGTCTGTCTGAAGGCCGCCGAGAAACTCAAAATCCGGCCTGATGTGTTTCTCATTGACGGACAGGGTGTCGCTCATCCCCGACGGCTGGGGCTGGCTTCGCATCTGGGGCTGTGTCTGGATGCCCCGGCAATCGGCTGTGCCAAAAGCCGCCTGTGCGGGGTGTATGAAGAACCCCAAACAGAAAAGGGCAGCTGGAGTCCGCTCTGGGTGGATGGTCAGCCCGCGGGGGCTGTGGTGCGAACCCGCAGGGGCGTAAAACCTCTGTTTGTTTCCGTCGGGCATCGGGCGGTTCTGGAGGAGGCGGTTGACTTTGTGCTGGGATGCTGCCGGCGGTGCCGCCTGCCGGAGCCGACGCGCCTGGCCCACCAGCAGGTGAGCCTGCTGAAGAAACAGCTTTAAATCAGCAAATCAGCATCCAGTGTCCAGCCGCCAGTCATCAGTTATCAGTCATCAGTTATCAGTCATCAGTTATCAGTTATCAGTGAGCAGGTAAATTCATTTGCTTTCCTTCTTCACTTTTTTCAAATCTGTGAAATCTGCGTAATCTGTGGTTTACTGTTTCGGATTTCGAGATTCGAATTTCGGATTTACTCGGTTGCTGGATTCCCGTCTTCCTCCTTCGCTAAAGCTTCGGAGGACAGGACGCGGGGAGAGGAGGAATGGATTCCCGCCTTCGCGGGAATGACAGCGAACGCGGAAATGACGGGGGATGCGCGAAGGATAAGGGCCTGACGTAGGAATTAGCCCCGGGCACAAGCGTCGCAAGGGCTGGTGAGAAAAATAGCCCCGGGCGATAAGCCCGAGGGAAAGAGGATAGGGGTTTCATTCTCTTTTTTCCCCGCCCTGGCGGGCGGGGCTATCTTCCGGCGGATAGTGCCCAGTTGCCAGGATCCAGACGCCAGTCATCAGTAATCCTGTAAATTCGTGACTAAAATTATTTTCAAAAAGTTTCTCACAAACGGGGTTTTTCTGCAATACACAGAGAGGACAAAGAGTTTTGTCCTTGAGAGAGTCCCTTTTTGAGAGGCAAAAACGGATGAACCGAATAGGATATCTGGGGATTTTTGTTTTTCTTTGCGGTTCGCTGGTTCCGGCGGCCCGGCAGCCCGCGGAGAATTTGGACAGAGGATTGATTGCCGTGGTTCAGTCTCCTTCGCGGGTCTATTTGGGCTGGCGGCTGCTGAAAACGGACCCGGCGGACATCGGCTTTCATCTTTATCGGATTACCGACGGCGGCGAACCCGTCAAGCTCCATTCCGAACCGATTACGAATTCCACGAATTTTGCGGATGAATCCGCCCCGCTTGATAAGCCCAACCGCTGGCGGCTGACGATGGTTCTCGGCGGGGAAGAAAAAGAGGCGGCGACGGTTGACCTGCCGGCCAATCCCCCCGTGCGTTCCTATATCTCCATTCCATTTCAGGGCAATTATGTGTGCAGCAAAGTTGCTATAGCCGACCTGAACGGCGACGGACGATATGATTTTGTCATCAAGCAGCCGCAACAGACAACCGACCCGGGGGTCTGGCAGAAAAGCACCGATACGTTCAAGGTCGAGGCCTATCTTCACGACGGCACGTTTCTGTGGCGCAAGGACCTCGGGTGGAATATTGAACAGGGGGTCTGGTGGTCGCCGATGGTGGTCTTTGATTTTGACGGAGACGGCCGGGCGGAGGCAGCCCTCAAGACCGCCCCGACCGATGTCGATTACCGCAACCCCGACGGCCATCCCTACCCGGGCCGTGTGATGTCCGGGCCGGAGTATGTATCGCTTCTGGATGGGATGACCGGCCGGGAGCTGGACCGGGCTGACTGGCCCGCCCGCGGACGCGTGGAGGACTGGGGCGATGAGAAAAACAACCGCGCCTCCCGGCATCTGCTCGGGGCGGCCTATCTGGACGGAGTTCGCCCGAGTCTGATTGTTCTGCGCGGCACCTACACGCGAATGCGGGTGGATGCCTACAATGTGGCCGACCGCAAACTGCAGAAGGTCTGGAGCTGGGACGGCGATGCAGAGGTGCCGCCGGTGCGCGGGCAGGGCATGCACGGGATGCATGCGGCGGATGTGGACGGCGACGGACGGGATGAAATCATTCTGGGAGCGGCGGTGCTCGATGACAACGGCAAAATCCTCTGGAATACCGGCCTGGGGCATCCGGACGGCTGCTATGTGACGGATATTTATCCGCAGCGGCCCGGGCTGGAAATCCTTTACGGGATCGAGCCGCCGCAGGAGAAAAACGGCATTTGTATCGCGGATGCCAAAACCGGCGAAATTCTCTGGGGCTGTGAGCATCCGACGGTGCACGTCCACAGCCAGGGCCTGTTCGGCGAGTTTGACCCGGACAATCCCGGATACGAGTTTTATACCGGCGAAAAGGACCGCTCCCGACACTGGACGTACAGTGTGGACGGACGTCTGCTTTCGGAGGAATCGATGAGCACGCTGGCGCCGACGCCGCTGTACTGGCTGGACGGGCCCCTGAAGATGATTGCCGAGCAGGGACAAATCCGCCGGTATAAAGGCGAAGCGGTGGGCCGTTACGAAGGGCGCATTTTGGCTGCAGCGGATATTCTGGGCGACTGGCGGGAGGAATTGATTACGACCGTGCCGGGTGAACTGCGGATTTATACAACGACGCATCTGTCCCGGCAGCGCCGGATATCGCTGATGCAGGATGCGATTTATCGGCTGGATGTCGCGATGGTTTCGATGGGTTATTTTTATCCGCCGCAGCGGAGCGAGTATTTTGCGCTGGATGTCCCGCCGGCGGTTCAGAAACCCTGAATTAGGGGGCTTGCCTATGAATGTTCGCTGGATGTGTGTGTGGCTTTTGCTGACGGGGGCGGGCTTGTCTGCTGCCCCATACCAACGGCAGATGGAGGCGCTTGACCGGGGGCTGGTCGTCCTTGTGGACAAGCCCGGCCGGGTCTTTCTGAGCTGGAGGATTCTGGGGACCGAGCCGGAGTCGATTGCCTTTGATGTGTATCGGCAGACGGAAGACGGCGAACCGGTTCGGCTGAATGAAAAGCCGCTGACCGGCGGAACGTGGTTTTCGGATGAGACGGCGGATTTGACGCGGATGAACCGCTATTTTGTGCGGGCGGTTCCGGACGGGCGGCAGGGGCCGCCGTGTCGGCCCGCGGAAGTGAAGGCCAATCCGCCGGTGCGGCCGTTTTTGTCGATTCCGATTCAGACTCTGCCGCAGCATCGTCCTTCGGATGCGGCGGTGGGGGATTTGGACGGCGACGGACGCTACGAAATCGTCCTCAAGCAGGAGATGCGTCCGCGGGATAATGCGCACAACGGCTTGACCGGCCAGACCAAACTGGAGGCGTATGATTTGGACGGACGGTTTCTGTGGCGGATTGATTTGGGGAAAAATATCCGCGAAGGAGCCCATTATACGCCGTTTCTTGTCTATGATCTGGATGGAGACGGACGGGCGGAGGTTGCGGTGCGCACATCTGACGGCACGGTGGACGGCACCGGCAAGGTCATCGGCGACCCGAATGCCGACTGGCGCGAGGAGAACGGACGAATCCTCCGCGGTCCGGAATATCTGACGATTTTTGACGGGCGCACCGGTGCGGAACGGGTGACGGTTCCCTATCTTCCGCCGCGCGGAAATGTGCGGGACTGGGGCGATGCAAACGGCAACCGCTCGGACCGGTTTCTGGCCTGCGCGGCCTATCTGGACGGGGAGCGTCCTTCGCTGGTGATGTGCCGCGGGTATTACACGCGGGCGGTGCTGGCGGCCTGGAACTGGCGGGATGGGAAGCTGACGAATCTGTGGGTTTTTGACAGCGATGCGGGCCCGGAGAGCAATCGGGCTTACCGCGGACAGGGCAATCACAATCTGGCTGTCGGGGATGTGGACGGCGACGGCAAAGACGAAATCCTCTACGGGGCCTGTGCGATCGACCACGACGGCAAGGGCCTGTATTCCACCGGTTTGGGGCACGGGGATGCGATGCATCTGGCGGAGATTGACCCGGACCGGCCGGGGCTGGAAATCTTTGCCGTCCATGAAAACCCGCGTCATCCGAACGGGGCCAATCTGCGCGATGCGGCGACCGGAAAGGTCCTTTGGGGGCTGGATTCGAGAGATGTTGTGCGAGGGATTGCGATGGATATTGACCCGCGGCATCGGGGATATGAATGCTGGGCCTTCGGCAGCGGCCTGCAGGGCTTGTACAGCTGCAAAGGCCAAAAGATTGCCGAGCGGTCTCCTCGCTCCTGCAATATGGGGATTTGGTGGGACGGCGACCTGCTGCGGGAGCTGCTCAACG from Anaerohalosphaeraceae bacterium harbors:
- the uvrA gene encoding excinuclease ABC subunit UvrA — protein: MNDSQKYIRIRGAAEHNLKNINVDIPRDKLVVITGLSGSGKSSLAFDTIYAEGQRKYVESLSAYARQFLEQMQKPHVEHIEGLPPTIAIEQRSASSNPRSTVATTTEIYDYCRLLFARIGQPHCWKCGRPIQSQHATQIVDSILSFPENTRIQICAPIVRGQKGEHRDIFAQIQRDGFVRARVDGVIYDIKNIPKLDKNKKHDIAAVVDRLILKDNIRIRLADSIETALKIGDGLVLVMVQTPEEKKDNGGDGQWRDVIYSEKFACPEHPEASLPELSPRLFSFNSPYGACPACDGLGTILEFDPDLIVPDKTVSLENGAVEAWRKGGKRMNIYYNRLINRFCRQFGISKSEPYSNLPAPIRQILLYGTTPEDEARYGMAFEGVIPNLRRRWENTTSEYVKARLHGYLSETPCQTCKGTRLRPEASAVTICGKNISQITEMTVQTAQQFFAELPLNPEQAVIAEQPLKEIRARLQFLIDVGLGYLTLDRTSRTLSGGEAQRIRLATQVGSGLVGCCYVLDEPTIGLHRRDNDRLLSILKRLRDIGNTVLVVEHDEEVIRQADYIIDIGPAAGSHGGQVVVAGSLEDVCRCPQSITGQYLSGAKRIEMPPRRHKVKMSYCIEVRGAAEHNLKNIDVKFPLGVLTCVTGVSGSGKSTLITEILLKGLKRRLYGSREKPGKHKNILGIANIDKVIEIDQTPIGRTPRSNPATYTGVFDLIRQLFAMTREARIRGYKPGRFSFNVKGGRCEFCQGQGTRRIEMHFLPDVYVTCQECKGKRYNPETLQITYKGKNIADVLDMRIDESRQFFANFPKILRLIKALCDVGLGYMTLGQSSTTMSGGEAQRVKLAAELGKPGTGHTLYILDEPTTGLHFADIDNLMTVLRRLTDMGNTVIVIEHNLDVIKMADYIIDLGPEGGEEGGRVIAAGTPEKIIENNHSYTARYLREKLAEEGIGK
- the nfi gene encoding deoxyribonuclease V (cleaves DNA at apurinic or apyrimidinic sites), whose translation is MQIKHLHSWQVSPKEAASIQSRLAGLVQFCPLPKRIQTAAGLDCAFSGDGLQMAAVIVVLSFPQLEVLEVVQAQDKVRFPYVPGLLSFREAPVCLKAAEKLKIRPDVFLIDGQGVAHPRRLGLASHLGLCLDAPAIGCAKSRLCGVYEEPQTEKGSWSPLWVDGQPAGAVVRTRRGVKPLFVSVGHRAVLEEAVDFVLGCCRRCRLPEPTRLAHQQVSLLKKQL
- a CDS encoding rhamnogalacturonan lyase, with product MNVRWMCVWLLLTGAGLSAAPYQRQMEALDRGLVVLVDKPGRVFLSWRILGTEPESIAFDVYRQTEDGEPVRLNEKPLTGGTWFSDETADLTRMNRYFVRAVPDGRQGPPCRPAEVKANPPVRPFLSIPIQTLPQHRPSDAAVGDLDGDGRYEIVLKQEMRPRDNAHNGLTGQTKLEAYDLDGRFLWRIDLGKNIREGAHYTPFLVYDLDGDGRAEVAVRTSDGTVDGTGKVIGDPNADWREENGRILRGPEYLTIFDGRTGAERVTVPYLPPRGNVRDWGDANGNRSDRFLACAAYLDGERPSLVMCRGYYTRAVLAAWNWRDGKLTNLWVFDSDAGPESNRAYRGQGNHNLAVGDVDGDGKDEILYGACAIDHDGKGLYSTGLGHGDAMHLAEIDPDRPGLEIFAVHENPRHPNGANLRDAATGKVLWGLDSRDVVRGIAMDIDPRHRGYECWAFGSGLQGLYSCKGQKIAERSPRSCNMGIWWDGDLLRELLNGTRITKWDFENLTETILLDGWDSDCVRVNGSKSTPCFYGDILGDWREEVIWPTLDGKELRIFVSTHPTEHRFYTLMHDPIYRLSAAWQNVGYNQPTQVSFTLGEGMSAPPRPPIKTPRS